GGTACGCAGGGCTTTGTTCCGTTGCCTCTCACGAAAAATTTTGTGTCTTTTCTGGCCTTCTACAATCATGGCTGGTTTGGGAACGATCGGCTGGTGACCGGCACGTATCTGCACCAGAAAGCACTATATGCCCGATTGGGCAAACCCACTGGAAAGCTAAAATTGTACGCCGGTATGAACCACCAGGTTCAGTGGGCGGGCTACTCCGAACGGCTTGACAACAACATCTCCGCGGACGGCTACCTGCCTTCGAACCTCCGGAGTTACTGGTACATGATAACCGCCTACCAGGGCGCCACCCGGCTCGATCCAACCTTGTCTTCTTTTGAAGAAAACCGGGTCGGTAATCACTTGGGAACAATTGATTTGGGACTGGAACTCGACCTCGGGTCGACGAATCTTTTGCTCTACCGCCAGAACATCTACGACGACGGTTCCCTGTTTTATTTGACCAACATTCGCGACGGTCTGAACGGTCTTCGCTTAAAAAATACCCGCACCGAACGTTCGTTCTTTCGCATCAATGAGTTCCTGACGGAGTTTCTCTATACCAAGAGCCAGGGCGGTCCCGAATTTGTGCTGGCCGATCCGTCGAAACGGGGCCGGGATAATTACTTCAACCACTCCCAGTACATTGATGGCTGGACCTATAAAAACCGCACCATCGGAACACCATTTCTAACACCGGGTGTCGATGTCCGGGCGGGTCTGCCCAACGGAGCCATTGCCAACAACCGCGTCAGTATGCTGCATTTCGGCTTATCCGGTATGATTGGGAATGTCGCGTGGATGGGTAAACTTTCGTACAGCGACAACATTGGTACCTACAATGAGCCGTATTACGACAGTCCGAAGCAGTTGTCATCTATGCTGAGTTTGATGGCCCCAGTCACGCTGGGCGCCTTGGGTGACTTTCAGATCAGTGCAATTTTTGCTTCAGATTCCGGAAAACTTTTGTACAACTCAACGGGTGGCTACCTCGGGGTGCGTAAGATCATTACATCGCGGTAATGCCCTCCCTTAAAAACAGAAAAAGGTCCGCCGTATGGCGGACCTTTTTCTGTTTTTAAGAACTCTATTTTTAATAATGCCGATCGCCAGGTTCGCGTTTCCCGAGCATCACCGCCCCAACCATTGCTACCAGCAGCAGTACCGACGCCAACTCAAACGGCAGGAGATAATCCTTGTACAATACGATACCCAAATTTTCAACCAGACCCACTTTCTCGCTGTAAGTCGCCGGGTTATAGGTTGCCATTGATGACACCCGGAATACGGCTACCATCACCACCAGCATTACTCCGCCAACGACCACAGCCGCCAGCTTGGTAATCGTTGTTTTCGACTCTTCGTCTTCCTTTTTCAGGTTCAAAAACATGATGACGAACAGAAACAATACCATAATCGCGCCGGCGTAAACAATAATGTTAACAGCGGCCAGAAACTGGGCATTTAAGAGGATATAATGGCCCGACAGGGTAAAGAACGTCAGGATCAGCGCCAGTACGCTGTGGATTGGATTTCGGGCCGTCACTACGAAGGAGGCACTCAGCAGTGTAATTGCCGTTAAAACGTAAAAAAGTATTTCAGTAGGCTTCATTTTTTAAGTATCGTTTAAGGTTTGAGGTTTAACGTTTAAGGCTTATCTCAAACGGTAAACCCCAAACCTCAAACCTCAAACGACAATCTACGTGGCTGATCGGGAAAAAGACGGTTCGGTAGGAGTTGCCTGCACATCCGGATTGGTACGGACATACCGGTCGTCCAGCTTCTCGACCAGTTGGTCTTTTCCGTAAATCACCTGATCGCGCTCGGTGAAGATGGGAACCATCCGGTCGTGCCGCAGATAGACGGCCTGTTTGGGGCAGGCTTCTTCGCACAAACCACAGAAAATACAACGCAGCATGTTGATTTCGTAAACCGCTGCGTACTTCTCTTCCCGGTACAGCTCTTCTTCGCCTTTTTTACGTTCGGCTGCCACCATCGAAATGGCTTCGGCCGGGCAGGCTACGGCGCAGAGTCCGCAGGCGGTACACCGTTCGCGTCCTTCTTCGTCGCGTTTAAGCACGTGATGCCCCCGAAATACCGGTCCCAGGTACCGTTTCACTTCGGGATACGCAACCGTCACTTTCTTGCCAAAAAAGTGCTTTATGGTAATGGCCAGCCCTTGAGCGATAGCCGGGAGATACATCTTCTCCGCTAGCGTCATCTCCTTGTTGCTGACTTGTTTAGATCGATTCGTTAATTGCATAGTGAGTAGGGAACGTTAATCAGGATCGCTGGGGCTGAACAACTGGTTTGGGAGCACGCGCCGACGACACCATTGCCAGCACAACCATTACGATTACAATGGCCCAGCTGGCGTATTTGATATCATACAGCAATCCAAAGCCCGTTACAACCACATTCAGGACGGAAAGCGGAATAAAGCTTTTCCAGCCCAGGTTCATCAGTTGGTCATACCGGAACCGGGGCAGCGTCCAGCGGACCCACATGAAGAAGAAAATGAAGAAGAAAATCTTGCCAAACAGCACGATTGTTCCAATCAGGGTAGCCAGGTTATGGCCCAAGGCTCCTCCCAGCGAACTCGTCAGGGTTTCCCGAACCCAATCCATACCGGGATAGTTGTAACCGCCAAAGTAAAGCGTTGAAATCACCGCCGACGACACAAACATGTTGATGTATTCTGCAAACAGGTAAAAGCCGAGTTTCATGGAGCTGTATTCGGTATGATACCCACCGACGAGCTCGGTTTCGCACTCCGGCAAATCGAACGGGGTCCGGTTACATTCTGCAAACGCACAGGTCAGAAAGATAATGAAACCCAGCGGCTGGTTGAATACGTTCCAGGCCATACCGTGCTGCGCTTCCACCATAGCCCGGAGGGACAACGAACCCGTCATCATCAAAATGGCAATGATGGACAGACCGAAAGCAATTTCGTAGCTGATGTTCTGAGAAGCCGCCCGAATCGCCCCGAGGAGCGAAAATTTATTGTTCGAGGCCCATCCGCCAACCATTAGACCGTATACGCCCAGGGAAACCACCCCGAAGATATACAGAATACCGATGTTGATTTCGATGCCCTGCACCGGCACCACCAGATCTTCGTACCGAACGCTTTCTCCGAATGGAATCACTGCGCTCGACATCAAAGCCGTCAGGATGGCCAAACACGGACCGAGGATAAACAGCCATTTGTTGGCCTGCGACGGAATGAAATCCTCCTTAAAAAACATTTTACCGGCGTCGGCCAGCGGCTGGAATATACCGCCCGGTCCCGCCCGGTTGGGACCGAAACGGTCCTGAATAAAACCGGCCACTTTCCGCTCTGCCCACGTTGAATACATGGCAATCAGGAGGGTCACGCCAAAGACGACGAGAATCAGAATGGCCTTTATAATGAGTTCTGTTAGGTTCATAATGGTATGACGTTAGAAGTGAGACCGAAGAGATTTGAAACCATTTACGCTCTGGTCGGTCTTCTGGTTTGCCAATCAGGGTTCCGGGTCATTGGCGTGCGGCAGAACCGGAGCAAACCGTTCCGGTGGTAATTGCTGAATGCCCAGTTGCGACGTATCGCGCTCTTCGTGAACGTCGGTGTAGGTAGCAGCCGCCAGCTTTCTCTGAAAATCCGGTTTTACCGTATCACGACGGTATTTGTTGGCCGAAATAACCGAACTGCGCGAGATTTTCGTAGGCCCTTCAATTACCCAGTCGCTGGTGTTCTTTTTCTCGAACCGGCAGGTGTTGCAGATGAATTCCGTCACCTCGTTCCACTCATTTTTCCGCGCCGTCACCCGGATGACTTCCTCGCCCCGGTACCAGAGCGTTACGTTGCCCGAGCAGGTTGGGCAATCGCGGTGCGCGTCAACCGGCTTGGTAAACCAAACGCGGTTTTTGAAGCGGAAGGTTTTGTCGGTTAAGGCACCTACGGGACATACGTCGATGACGTTCCCGGAGAAATCGTTATCAATGGCCTTTTCTATGTACGTTCCGATTTCAGCGGCATCGCCCCGGCCCAACACGCCGTGAACGCGTTTCTGCGTAATCTGGTCGGCGGTAAACACGCAACGGTAGCACAGGATGCAGCGCGTCATGTGGAGCTGGATGTAAGGGCCAATATCCTGTTTATCAAACGTCCGGCGCTCTTCTTCGTAACGGGTGGTGGCCATCCCGTGGTTGAAGGCAAAGTTTTGCAGGTCGCACTCGCCAGCCTGATCGCAAACGGGGCAATCCAGCGGGTGATTGATCAGCAGAAACTCCACGATGGCTTTGCGGGTCGAAAGAACCTGTTCGTTGGTCGAGTTTTCAACAACCATACCGTCCTGAACCGGCGTGATACAGGAAGCCACCAGCTTGGGCATTGGCCGCGGATCTTTGGCGGAACCAGCCGCTACCCGAACCAGACAGGCCCGGCATTTTCCACCACTGCCTTTCAGCGGTTGGTAGTAGCACATGGCCGGTGGGGCAACATCACCACCAATTTTTCGGGCTGCCTGCAAAATGGTCGTTCCCGGTTCCACTTCGACTTCAATACCGTCGATGGTGACTTTAAATAATTGCGGTTGTGTATTTTCCA
This Larkinella insperata DNA region includes the following protein-coding sequences:
- a CDS encoding NuoI/complex I 23 kDa subunit family protein encodes the protein MQLTNRSKQVSNKEMTLAEKMYLPAIAQGLAITIKHFFGKKVTVAYPEVKRYLGPVFRGHHVLKRDEEGRERCTACGLCAVACPAEAISMVAAERKKGEEELYREEKYAAVYEINMLRCIFCGLCEEACPKQAVYLRHDRMVPIFTERDQVIYGKDQLVEKLDDRYVRTNPDVQATPTEPSFSRSAT
- a CDS encoding capsule assembly Wzi family protein, with protein sequence MNIKAGLVYFLVCCFCNPVVAQRAYFPKTTRYDFQVGAYLSSGERTPFWLRANQFGIVPTTTPAGTLRLGVSSDYGKPVLDSGNIRQKKFDWGYGVEVVGNAATNSKLLLPEAYVKARFGRIELFAGRRRNVYGLVDTTLTSGSYIWSGNTLPIPVIQIGTQGFVPLPLTKNFVSFLAFYNHGWFGNDRLVTGTYLHQKALYARLGKPTGKLKLYAGMNHQVQWAGYSERLDNNISADGYLPSNLRSYWYMITAYQGATRLDPTLSSFEENRVGNHLGTIDLGLELDLGSTNLLLYRQNIYDDGSLFYLTNIRDGLNGLRLKNTRTERSFFRINEFLTEFLYTKSQGGPEFVLADPSKRGRDNYFNHSQYIDGWTYKNRTIGTPFLTPGVDVRAGLPNGAIANNRVSMLHFGLSGMIGNVAWMGKLSYSDNIGTYNEPYYDSPKQLSSMLSLMAPVTLGALGDFQISAIFASDSGKLLYNSTGGYLGVRKIITSR
- the nuoH gene encoding NADH-quinone oxidoreductase subunit NuoH → MNLTELIIKAILILVVFGVTLLIAMYSTWAERKVAGFIQDRFGPNRAGPGGIFQPLADAGKMFFKEDFIPSQANKWLFILGPCLAILTALMSSAVIPFGESVRYEDLVVPVQGIEINIGILYIFGVVSLGVYGLMVGGWASNNKFSLLGAIRAASQNISYEIAFGLSIIAILMMTGSLSLRAMVEAQHGMAWNVFNQPLGFIIFLTCAFAECNRTPFDLPECETELVGGYHTEYSSMKLGFYLFAEYINMFVSSAVISTLYFGGYNYPGMDWVRETLTSSLGGALGHNLATLIGTIVLFGKIFFFIFFFMWVRWTLPRFRYDQLMNLGWKSFIPLSVLNVVVTGFGLLYDIKYASWAIVIVMVVLAMVSSARAPKPVVQPQRS
- a CDS encoding 2Fe-2S iron-sulfur cluster-binding protein, with amino-acid sequence MENTQPQLFKVTIDGIEVEVEPGTTILQAARKIGGDVAPPAMCYYQPLKGSGGKCRACLVRVAAGSAKDPRPMPKLVASCITPVQDGMVVENSTNEQVLSTRKAIVEFLLINHPLDCPVCDQAGECDLQNFAFNHGMATTRYEEERRTFDKQDIGPYIQLHMTRCILCYRCVFTADQITQKRVHGVLGRGDAAEIGTYIEKAIDNDFSGNVIDVCPVGALTDKTFRFKNRVWFTKPVDAHRDCPTCSGNVTLWYRGEEVIRVTARKNEWNEVTEFICNTCRFEKKNTSDWVIEGPTKISRSSVISANKYRRDTVKPDFQRKLAAATYTDVHEERDTSQLGIQQLPPERFAPVLPHANDPEP
- a CDS encoding NADH-quinone oxidoreductase subunit J family protein → MKPTEILFYVLTAITLLSASFVVTARNPIHSVLALILTFFTLSGHYILLNAQFLAAVNIIVYAGAIMVLFLFVIMFLNLKKEDEESKTTITKLAAVVVGGVMLVVMVAVFRVSSMATYNPATYSEKVGLVENLGIVLYKDYLLPFELASVLLLVAMVGAVMLGKREPGDRHY